The proteins below come from a single Thermopolyspora flexuosa genomic window:
- a CDS encoding Asp23/Gls24 family envelope stress response protein, translated as MSEAIAAEDSAETTPGTARGAEGDEHVPSRPSPSSSSAFSSSTFATSVFSAEPAATDYSTSVFSSERFSSAEPASAESSSGFDSEPSSPRLTTTGHTASGFAATGYTGSSYGSAEDTQAEPERPETGASGLAASADPAEAASAVTDSAASEPAPADPGASGPASSDPVDSGPADAAPSEAEPFATSSASGAVTTMSVSLWTASTTSTAPAAAESPSPDSSGTERSAADASDSDADAVSGAVVPVADAEPAVRVTPRPRPLRGATTMETVTAAVVKGRIRVADEVVEKIAALATREVPGVADLGSDPEHGHEPDGRAGAEGVRPIPGVRAQVEERQVAIDVTIVVEYGRVILDVANEVKINVARAVSRMVGLRVVEVNVTVEDVRMPGPSHPGPQNDGEAAALA; from the coding sequence ATGAGCGAAGCCATCGCCGCAGAGGATTCGGCCGAGACGACGCCCGGCACGGCCCGCGGCGCCGAGGGCGACGAGCACGTCCCTTCGCGCCCGTCGCCGTCCTCCTCATCGGCGTTCTCTTCGTCCACGTTCGCCACCTCGGTGTTCTCCGCGGAGCCCGCGGCGACCGACTACTCCACCTCGGTGTTCTCGTCCGAGCGGTTCTCCTCGGCCGAGCCCGCCTCGGCCGAGTCGTCCTCCGGGTTCGACTCCGAGCCCTCCTCGCCGCGGCTCACCACCACCGGCCACACCGCCTCCGGGTTCGCCGCGACGGGCTACACCGGCTCGTCGTACGGCTCGGCCGAGGACACGCAGGCCGAGCCCGAGCGGCCCGAGACCGGCGCCTCCGGCCTTGCGGCCTCCGCCGACCCGGCGGAGGCCGCCTCGGCGGTGACCGACAGCGCGGCCTCCGAGCCGGCGCCGGCCGACCCGGGGGCGTCCGGCCCCGCATCCTCCGACCCGGTGGACTCCGGCCCGGCCGACGCCGCGCCGTCCGAGGCGGAGCCGTTCGCGACGTCGTCCGCCTCCGGCGCGGTGACCACGATGTCGGTCTCCCTGTGGACCGCGTCCACGACGAGCACCGCCCCGGCCGCGGCCGAGTCCCCGTCGCCGGACTCCTCCGGCACGGAACGCTCCGCCGCCGACGCCTCGGACTCGGACGCCGATGCCGTCTCCGGCGCGGTCGTGCCCGTGGCCGACGCGGAGCCCGCCGTCCGGGTGACGCCCCGGCCGCGCCCGCTGCGGGGCGCCACCACGATGGAGACGGTCACCGCGGCCGTGGTGAAGGGCCGGATAAGGGTCGCGGACGAGGTGGTGGAGAAGATCGCGGCCCTCGCCACCCGGGAGGTGCCCGGCGTGGCCGACCTCGGCAGCGATCCGGAGCACGGCCACGAACCGGACGGCCGGGCGGGGGCCGAGGGCGTCCGCCCGATCCCGGGCGTGCGCGCGCAGGTGGAGGAACGCCAGGTCGCGATCGACGTCACCATCGTCGTCGAGTACGGCCGCGTGATCCTCGACGTCGCGAACGAGGTCAAGATCAACGTGGCCCGGGCGGTGAGCCGCATGGTCGGCCTGCGCGTGGTCGAGGTCAACGTCACCGTGGAGGACGTGCGGATGCCGGGCCCGTCCCACCCGGGCCCGCAGAACGACGGCGAGGCCGCCGCGCTCGCCTGA
- a CDS encoding HIT family protein: MQEPIEQAGVGVPDNFQRLWTPHRMAYIRGENKPTGSGPGDGCPFCEIPKMSDEDGLILARGSTVFAVLNLYPYNSGHLMICPYRHIADYVELNEAETAEIADFTKRAIQALRKASGAQGFNVGLNLGQVAGAGIAAHLHQHIVPRWGGDTNFMPIVGHTRVLPQLLRETRELVAEAWPS, from the coding sequence ATGCAGGAGCCGATTGAGCAGGCCGGGGTGGGGGTGCCGGACAACTTCCAGCGCCTGTGGACGCCTCACCGCATGGCCTACATCAGAGGGGAGAACAAGCCGACCGGCTCCGGACCGGGAGACGGCTGCCCGTTCTGCGAGATCCCGAAGATGAGCGACGAGGACGGGCTCATCCTCGCGCGCGGCAGTACCGTCTTCGCCGTCCTCAACCTGTACCCGTACAACTCGGGTCACCTGATGATCTGCCCGTACCGGCACATCGCCGACTACGTGGAGCTGAACGAGGCGGAGACGGCCGAGATCGCGGACTTCACCAAGCGCGCCATCCAGGCCCTCCGCAAGGCGAGCGGCGCCCAGGGCTTCAACGTCGGCCTCAACCTCGGCCAGGTCGCGGGCGCCGGGATCGCCGCCCACCTGCACCAGCACATCGTCCCGCGGTGGGGCGGCGACACCAACTTCATGCCGATCGTCGGCCACACCCGCGTCCTGCCCCAGCTGCTCCGCGAGACCCGCGAGCTCGTCGCCGAGGCCTGGCCCTCCTGA
- a CDS encoding glycoside hydrolase family 10 protein, with the protein MHHRPLLVATVIAVATTGAAYVFGPKAQAEQEKGGKKPATAVATSRVASAESSPNCPADAAFPKRELRGVWIATVRNIDWPSKTGLSVQRQQAEYTRILDEAVKRRLNAVFVQVRPAGDAFYRSDLEPWSQFLTGKAGGDPGWDPLPFLISEAHKRGLEFHAWFNPYRAADDANISALPANHPARRNPGWVVKYGGRAYYNPGLPEVREHVVKVVTDVVRRYDVDGVHFDDYFYPYPVQGARFDDAAAYKKYGKGKPLAEWRRDNVNRLVAEVSDAVHRTKGWVKFGISPFGIWRNKAQDPTGSATNGMSAYDAIHADARHWIKSGTVDYILPQLYWSRGHKAASYSVLLPWWAKEVRGTDVHLYIGQALYRVGSKDEPAWTKAGELPAHIALDRKQPEVKGDVYFSAKQLLTNPLGVLDRIVADYYRRPALLPLIKGLDGGKPAKVTDLAAEGTTLSWRSSPGARAYAVYRVSGKGDACATASARNLVAVVPATGGARQSYTIRATGTYYVTALDRLHNESAAARVTVANVG; encoded by the coding sequence ATGCACCACCGTCCGCTGCTTGTCGCCACCGTCATCGCCGTCGCCACGACCGGGGCCGCCTACGTGTTCGGACCGAAGGCACAGGCCGAGCAGGAGAAGGGTGGGAAGAAACCCGCCACCGCCGTGGCCACCTCCCGCGTCGCCTCGGCCGAGTCCTCCCCGAACTGCCCGGCCGACGCCGCCTTCCCCAAGCGTGAGCTGCGCGGGGTGTGGATCGCGACCGTACGCAACATCGACTGGCCGTCGAAGACCGGCCTGTCCGTGCAGCGGCAGCAGGCCGAGTACACGCGCATCCTCGACGAGGCGGTCAAGCGCCGGCTGAACGCGGTCTTCGTCCAGGTACGGCCGGCCGGGGACGCCTTCTACCGCTCCGACCTCGAGCCGTGGTCGCAGTTCCTCACCGGCAAGGCCGGCGGCGACCCCGGCTGGGACCCGCTGCCGTTCCTCATCAGCGAGGCGCACAAGCGCGGCCTGGAGTTCCACGCGTGGTTCAACCCGTACCGGGCCGCGGACGACGCCAACATCTCCGCGCTGCCCGCCAACCACCCGGCCCGGCGCAACCCCGGGTGGGTCGTCAAGTACGGCGGGCGCGCCTACTACAACCCGGGCCTGCCGGAGGTGCGCGAGCACGTCGTCAAGGTCGTCACGGACGTGGTGCGGCGCTACGACGTGGACGGGGTGCACTTCGACGACTACTTCTACCCCTATCCCGTCCAGGGGGCGAGGTTCGACGACGCCGCCGCGTACAAGAAGTACGGCAAGGGCAAGCCGCTCGCCGAGTGGCGCCGGGACAACGTCAACCGGCTCGTGGCCGAGGTGTCGGACGCCGTGCACCGCACCAAGGGCTGGGTGAAGTTCGGCATCAGCCCGTTCGGCATCTGGCGCAACAAGGCGCAGGACCCGACCGGGTCGGCCACCAACGGCATGTCCGCCTACGACGCGATCCACGCCGACGCCCGGCACTGGATCAAATCCGGCACGGTGGACTACATCCTGCCCCAGCTCTACTGGTCGCGCGGCCACAAGGCGGCGAGCTACTCGGTGCTGCTGCCGTGGTGGGCGAAGGAGGTGCGCGGCACCGACGTGCACCTGTACATCGGCCAGGCGCTCTACCGGGTGGGCAGCAAGGACGAGCCGGCCTGGACCAAGGCCGGTGAGCTGCCCGCGCACATCGCGCTCGACCGCAAGCAGCCGGAGGTGAAGGGCGACGTCTACTTCAGCGCCAAGCAGCTGCTGACCAACCCGCTCGGCGTGCTCGACCGCATCGTCGCCGATTACTACCGCCGCCCGGCGCTGCTCCCGCTGATCAAGGGCCTGGACGGCGGGAAGCCCGCGAAGGTGACCGATCTGGCGGCCGAGGGCACCACGCTGAGCTGGCGCTCCTCGCCCGGCGCCCGCGCGTACGCGGTCTACCGGGTGAGCGGCAAGGGCGACGCGTGCGCGACCGCCTCGGCGCGCAACCTCGTCGCGGTCGTCCCGGCCACCGGCGGGGCGCGGCAGTCCTACACGATTCGCGCCACCGGCACCTACTACGTGACCGCCCTCGACCGCCTGCACAACGAGAGCGCCGCGGCCCGGGTCACCGTGGCGAACGTCGGCTGA
- a CDS encoding elongation factor G-like protein EF-G2, which produces MAEKSGAAGVAGRAPEADRPEKVRNVVLVGHSGAGKTTLVEALLAATGTITRAGRVEDGTTVSDYDEVEVRQQRSVNLSLAPVVHNGIKINLLDTPGYADFVGDLRAGLRAADAALFVVSAADGIDGLTRMLWEECAAVGMPRAVVITKIDHQRADFDEVLATCQDAFGEGVAPLYLPVVGDQRVQGLIGLLTQTFYDYTSGKRTEREPDAAHADAIETYRGELIEGIIQESEDESLMDRYLAGEDLDPKMLIQDLEKAVARGGFYPVLPVCAAPGAGPAVGLIELLDGITQGFPSPLEHPLPEITTIDGTPVTDITCDPDGPLVAEVVKTTSDPYVGRISLVRVFSGTLRPDTVVHVSGHGLADRGHEDHDVDERIGALSCPLGKHQRPISKAIAGDVVAIAKLSRAETGDTLSDKDRPLLMTAWTMPEPLLPVAVRARSKADEDKLSQALGRLVAEDPTLRLENNAETRQLVLWCMGEAHADVLLERLAKRHGVAVEKVELRVPLRETFGGTAEAMGRNVKQTGGHGQYAICHIRVEPLPSGGGFEFVDQIVGGVIPRQFIPSVEKGVRTQMERGLVAGYPVVDIRVTLYDGKAHSVDSSDMAFQIAGQLALKEAANKVPMLLLEPVDEVSVLVPDDYVGTIMSDLSARRGRVLGTEPVGNTGRTLIKAEVPELEIIRYAIDLRSMSHGTGTFTRSFLRYEPLPQHLAEKVTGEAKAAS; this is translated from the coding sequence GTGGCGGAGAAGTCAGGGGCAGCGGGAGTCGCCGGCAGGGCACCGGAGGCCGACCGGCCCGAGAAGGTACGCAACGTCGTGCTGGTCGGCCACTCCGGAGCGGGGAAGACGACGCTGGTCGAGGCGCTGCTCGCCGCGACCGGCACCATCACGCGCGCCGGCCGGGTCGAGGACGGCACCACGGTCAGCGACTACGACGAGGTCGAGGTCCGCCAGCAGCGCTCGGTGAACCTCTCCCTCGCGCCGGTCGTGCACAACGGCATCAAGATCAATCTGCTCGACACCCCCGGCTACGCCGACTTCGTCGGCGATCTGCGGGCCGGGCTGCGGGCCGCCGACGCGGCGCTCTTCGTCGTCTCGGCGGCGGACGGCATCGACGGGCTCACCCGGATGCTCTGGGAGGAGTGCGCGGCGGTGGGCATGCCGCGCGCCGTCGTGATCACCAAGATCGACCACCAGCGGGCCGACTTCGACGAGGTCCTCGCCACCTGCCAGGACGCGTTCGGCGAGGGCGTCGCCCCGCTCTACCTGCCGGTCGTCGGCGACCAGCGGGTGCAGGGCCTGATCGGCCTGCTCACCCAGACCTTCTACGACTACACGAGCGGCAAGCGCACCGAGCGCGAGCCGGACGCCGCGCACGCCGACGCGATCGAGACGTACCGGGGCGAGCTCATCGAGGGCATCATCCAGGAGAGCGAGGACGAGTCCCTCATGGACCGCTACCTCGCGGGCGAGGACCTCGACCCCAAGATGCTCATCCAGGACCTGGAGAAGGCGGTGGCCCGCGGCGGCTTCTACCCGGTCCTGCCGGTCTGCGCGGCCCCCGGCGCCGGCCCCGCGGTCGGCCTGATCGAGCTGCTCGACGGCATCACCCAGGGCTTCCCGTCGCCGCTGGAGCACCCGCTGCCGGAGATCACCACGATCGACGGCACCCCGGTCACCGACATCACCTGCGACCCGGACGGCCCGCTCGTCGCCGAGGTGGTCAAGACGACGAGCGACCCGTACGTCGGCCGCATCAGCCTGGTGCGGGTGTTCTCCGGCACGCTGCGCCCGGACACCGTGGTGCACGTCTCCGGGCACGGCCTCGCCGACCGCGGGCACGAGGACCACGACGTCGACGAGCGGATCGGCGCGCTGTCCTGCCCGCTCGGCAAGCACCAGCGGCCGATCTCGAAGGCGATCGCCGGTGACGTGGTGGCGATCGCGAAGCTGTCCCGGGCGGAGACCGGCGACACGCTGTCCGACAAGGACCGCCCGCTGCTGATGACCGCCTGGACGATGCCCGAGCCGCTGCTGCCGGTGGCGGTCCGCGCCAGGTCGAAGGCCGACGAGGACAAGCTGTCCCAGGCGCTGGGCCGGCTGGTGGCCGAGGACCCGACGCTGCGGCTGGAGAACAACGCCGAGACCCGCCAGCTCGTGCTGTGGTGCATGGGCGAGGCGCACGCGGACGTGTTGCTCGAGCGGCTGGCCAAGCGGCACGGCGTGGCGGTGGAGAAGGTCGAGCTGCGGGTGCCGCTGCGGGAGACCTTCGGCGGCACGGCCGAGGCGATGGGCCGCAACGTCAAGCAGACCGGCGGCCACGGCCAGTACGCCATCTGCCACATCCGGGTCGAGCCGTTGCCGTCGGGCGGCGGTTTCGAGTTCGTCGACCAGATCGTCGGCGGCGTGATCCCGCGCCAGTTCATCCCGTCGGTGGAGAAGGGCGTGCGCACCCAGATGGAGCGCGGGCTCGTCGCCGGGTACCCGGTGGTGGACATCCGGGTGACGCTCTACGACGGCAAGGCGCACTCGGTGGACTCCTCGGACATGGCCTTCCAGATCGCGGGGCAGCTCGCGCTGAAGGAGGCGGCGAACAAGGTGCCGATGCTGCTGCTCGAGCCGGTGGACGAGGTCTCCGTGCTCGTGCCCGACGACTACGTCGGCACGATCATGTCGGACCTGTCCGCCCGGCGCGGCCGGGTGCTCGGCACCGAGCCGGTCGGCAACACCGGCCGCACGCTGATCAAGGCCGAGGTCCCCGAGCTGGAGATCATCCGCTACGCGATCGACCTGCGGTCGATGTCGCACGGCACCGGGACCTTCACCCGGTCCTTCCTGCGCTACGAGCCGCTGCCGCAGCACCTCGCCGAGAAGGTGACGGGCGAGGCGAAGGCCGCGAGCTGA
- the pgsA gene encoding phosphatidylinositol phosphate synthase: MLNVLRPTVSRVLTPLGRALADRGVSPNMVTAVGTLGTVASALYFFPRGELVWGALAVAVFALSDMIDGAVARAKGGTGSRWGAFLDSSLDRLADAAIFSALTWHFFTDDRPVLAGVTLFCLVAGMLVSYVKARAEGLGMTCNVGIAERTERLAVVLLSALLGGLGVPYLPDAGLWLLAAASAFTVVQRVLHVHRQAVTE; the protein is encoded by the coding sequence ATGCTCAACGTCCTTCGTCCCACCGTGAGCCGCGTGCTGACCCCCCTGGGCCGGGCGCTCGCCGACCGTGGGGTCAGCCCCAACATGGTGACCGCCGTCGGCACCCTCGGCACGGTCGCCTCCGCGCTGTACTTCTTCCCGCGGGGCGAGCTGGTGTGGGGGGCTCTCGCCGTTGCCGTGTTCGCCCTCTCCGACATGATCGACGGGGCGGTGGCCCGCGCGAAGGGGGGAACCGGCAGCAGGTGGGGCGCCTTCCTCGACTCGAGCCTTGACCGCCTCGCGGACGCCGCCATCTTCTCCGCGCTCACCTGGCACTTCTTCACCGACGACCGGCCGGTGCTCGCCGGGGTGACGCTGTTCTGCCTGGTGGCCGGGATGCTCGTGTCGTACGTCAAGGCGCGGGCCGAGGGACTCGGCATGACCTGCAACGTCGGCATCGCCGAGCGCACCGAGCGGCTCGCCGTCGTGCTGCTGTCCGCGCTCCTCGGCGGCCTCGGCGTGCCGTACCTGCCCGACGCCGGGCTGTGGCTGCTCGCCGCGGCGAGCGCGTTCACCGTGGTCCAGCGGGTGCTCCATGTGCACCGTCAAGCGGTGACAGAATGA
- a CDS encoding phosphatidylinositol mannoside acyltransferase, whose protein sequence is MVAAALHAGWVLVPRLPERVAAWIFRLIADFLWLRQGRSVRRLQSNYARVLGCAPDDPRVRRLGRAGVRSYMRYWMEALRLPAMSRERILAGTVAHGDEIMFKYLDRGQGAVMALPHMGNWDLAGAWLVHKGHPFTTVMERLKPESLYERFVAYREGLGMEVLPLTRKEGGSAGAFGVLARRLREGRPVCLPADRDLTATGVEVDFFGARTRMAPGPALLSIQTGAPLIPAALWFEKDGWGVRIFDEIPVPEHGTRQEKVQIMTQAMARAFEKGIAEHLEDWHMMQRLWLDDLEPRPAPAGGAAEAAADPNPPASGT, encoded by the coding sequence ATCGTCGCCGCCGCCCTGCACGCCGGATGGGTGCTGGTGCCGCGCCTCCCCGAGCGGGTGGCCGCCTGGATCTTCCGGCTCATCGCCGACTTCCTGTGGCTGCGCCAGGGCAGGTCCGTGCGCCGGCTGCAGTCGAACTACGCCCGGGTGCTCGGCTGCGCCCCGGACGACCCGCGGGTGCGCCGGCTCGGCCGCGCGGGCGTGCGCTCCTACATGCGCTACTGGATGGAGGCGCTGCGGCTGCCCGCGATGAGCCGGGAGCGCATCCTCGCGGGCACCGTCGCCCACGGTGACGAGATCATGTTCAAGTACCTCGACCGGGGGCAGGGCGCGGTGATGGCGCTGCCGCACATGGGCAACTGGGACCTCGCCGGCGCCTGGCTGGTGCACAAGGGCCACCCGTTCACCACCGTGATGGAGCGGCTCAAGCCCGAGTCGCTGTACGAGCGCTTCGTCGCCTACCGGGAGGGCCTCGGCATGGAGGTGCTGCCGCTCACCCGCAAGGAGGGCGGCAGCGCGGGCGCCTTCGGCGTGCTGGCGCGGCGGCTGCGCGAGGGGCGCCCGGTCTGCCTGCCCGCCGACCGGGACCTCACCGCGACCGGCGTGGAGGTGGACTTCTTCGGCGCCCGCACCCGCATGGCGCCCGGCCCGGCGCTGCTGTCCATCCAGACCGGCGCGCCGCTCATCCCGGCCGCGCTCTGGTTCGAGAAGGACGGCTGGGGGGTGCGGATCTTCGACGAGATCCCCGTCCCCGAGCACGGCACCCGGCAGGAGAAGGTCCAGATCATGACCCAGGCGATGGCGCGGGCCTTCGAGAAGGGGATCGCCGAGCACCTGGAGGACTGGCACATGATGCAGCGCCTGTGGCTCGACGACCTGGAGCCGCGCCCGGCGCCCGCCGGCGGGGCCGCCGAGGCCGCCGCGGACCCCAACCCCCCTGCGAGCGGGACATGA
- a CDS encoding glycosyltransferase family 4 protein has translation MRIGIVCPYTWDVPGGVQAHVRDLAEALIADGHHVSVIAPAADDAPLPPYVVPAGRAVPVPYNGAVARLAFGFLSASRVRKWVREGRFDVLHVHEPQVPSLGLLACWVARGPIVATWHSSIPRSRMLAVGAPMLQSALEKITGRIVVSEAARKTLVEHLGGDAVIIPNGVTVDRYAHGEPLPGWRDKGEVIGFLGRIDEPRKGLPVLLDAFAMLAPERPRLHLLIAGPGDGDEVRERVPAEYRDRVALLGMVSEEDKVRAYHSVDVFCAPNLGGESFGIVLAEAMSAGAPILASDIPAFRRVLGEGQAGALFETGNPASLAREAARLLDDPGRRAKLSDEARIAVRRYDWSTVARDVLRVYETVTAAQAGVTEDEDR, from the coding sequence ATGAGGATCGGAATCGTCTGCCCCTACACCTGGGACGTGCCGGGCGGGGTGCAGGCGCACGTGCGCGACCTCGCCGAGGCGCTGATCGCCGACGGCCACCACGTGTCGGTGATCGCCCCCGCGGCCGACGACGCGCCGCTGCCGCCGTACGTGGTGCCCGCGGGCCGCGCCGTGCCGGTGCCGTACAACGGGGCGGTGGCCCGCCTGGCGTTCGGCTTTTTGTCGGCGAGCCGGGTGCGCAAGTGGGTGCGCGAGGGCCGCTTCGACGTGCTGCACGTGCACGAGCCGCAGGTGCCCTCGCTCGGCCTGCTCGCCTGCTGGGTGGCGCGCGGCCCGATCGTCGCCACCTGGCACTCGTCGATCCCGCGCTCCCGGATGCTCGCCGTCGGCGCGCCGATGCTGCAGAGCGCCCTGGAGAAGATCACCGGCCGGATCGTGGTCTCCGAGGCCGCCCGAAAGACCCTCGTCGAGCACCTCGGCGGCGACGCGGTGATCATCCCCAACGGGGTCACCGTGGACCGGTACGCGCACGGCGAGCCGCTGCCCGGCTGGCGGGACAAGGGCGAGGTGATCGGCTTCCTCGGGCGCATCGACGAGCCGCGCAAGGGCCTGCCGGTGCTGCTCGACGCGTTCGCCATGCTCGCCCCCGAGCGCCCCAGGCTGCACCTGCTCATCGCCGGGCCCGGCGACGGGGACGAGGTGCGCGAGCGGGTGCCCGCGGAGTACCGCGACCGGGTCGCCCTGCTCGGCATGGTGAGCGAGGAGGACAAGGTCCGGGCGTACCATTCGGTGGACGTGTTCTGCGCCCCCAACCTGGGCGGGGAGAGCTTCGGCATCGTGCTCGCCGAGGCGATGTCGGCCGGGGCCCCGATCCTCGCCAGCGACATCCCGGCGTTCCGCCGGGTGCTGGGGGAGGGGCAGGCCGGGGCGCTGTTCGAGACCGGCAACCCCGCCTCGCTCGCCCGCGAGGCCGCCCGGCTGCTCGACGACCCCGGGCGGCGGGCGAAGCTGTCCGACGAGGCGCGGATCGCGGTGCGCAGGTACGACTGGTCGACGGTGGCGCGGGACGTGCTGCGCGTCTACGAGACGGTGACCGCCGCGCAGGCGGGCGTCACCGAGGACGAGGACCGGTGA
- a CDS encoding DUF3048 domain-containing protein yields MRLTRMACVVLAGGALLAPAACSSDEPAAAPPQAATESQTPAPEPTPPPSHPFTGAATEKRNPVLAVKIENTAAGKPQMGLKSADIVYVTQVEGGLTRLIAIFSSRYPAKVGPVRSARISDLYILSMFGKPALSYSGVQTKMIPFMQRASLFDVSDSAAPGAYQREPGRVAPYNLVASPRKLLAKAPDATEAKDIGFVFGDAPEGGTERKTFTVRYPAARFTFGWSERRKQWLIWQDGKRNMAAEGGQLGAPTIVIQYVKTTRSQFHDVNGSYTPLLHTVGKGRAVVLRDGKAYQARWSRPNQRSGTTFTTPDGEPMPFAKGQVWVVLAAPKPVAP; encoded by the coding sequence GTGCGCTTGACCCGGATGGCCTGCGTCGTCCTGGCCGGTGGGGCGTTGCTCGCGCCTGCGGCCTGTTCGTCCGACGAGCCCGCGGCGGCCCCGCCGCAGGCGGCCACGGAGTCACAGACGCCGGCCCCGGAGCCGACGCCGCCGCCGTCCCACCCGTTCACCGGCGCGGCCACCGAGAAGCGCAACCCGGTGCTCGCCGTGAAGATCGAGAACACCGCGGCGGGCAAGCCCCAGATGGGCCTGAAGAGCGCCGACATCGTCTACGTCACCCAGGTCGAGGGCGGGCTCACCCGGCTGATCGCGATCTTCTCCTCGCGGTACCCGGCGAAGGTGGGCCCGGTGCGCAGCGCGCGCATCTCCGACCTGTACATCCTGTCGATGTTCGGCAAGCCCGCGCTGTCGTACTCCGGGGTCCAGACGAAGATGATCCCGTTCATGCAGCGCGCGTCGCTGTTCGACGTCTCCGACAGCGCCGCCCCCGGCGCCTACCAGCGCGAGCCCGGCCGGGTCGCGCCGTACAACCTGGTCGCCTCCCCGCGCAAGCTGCTCGCCAAGGCCCCCGACGCGACCGAGGCGAAGGACATCGGGTTCGTGTTCGGCGACGCCCCCGAGGGCGGCACCGAGCGCAAGACGTTCACCGTGCGCTATCCGGCCGCGCGGTTCACCTTCGGCTGGTCCGAGCGCCGCAAGCAGTGGCTCATCTGGCAGGACGGCAAGCGCAACATGGCGGCCGAGGGCGGCCAGCTCGGCGCGCCCACCATCGTGATCCAGTACGTCAAGACCACCCGGTCCCAGTTCCACGACGTCAACGGCAGCTACACGCCGCTGCTGCACACCGTCGGCAAGGGCCGGGCGGTGGTGCTGCGGGACGGCAAGGCCTACCAGGCCCGCTGGTCGCGGCCGAACCAGAGGTCCGGCACCACCTTCACCACCCCGGACGGCGAGCCGATGCCGTTCGCCAAGGGCCAGGTCTGGGTGGTGCTCGCCGCGCCCAAGCCGGTCGCGCCCTGA
- the pdxS gene encoding pyridoxal 5'-phosphate synthase lyase subunit PdxS, producing MSSSPETTETTDARGTAPEVGTARVKRGMAEMLKGGVIMDVVTPEQAKIAEDAGAVAVMALERVPADIRAQGGVARMSDPDLIEGIINAVSIPVMAKVRIGHFVEAQVLQAIGVDYIDESEVLTPADEAHHIDKWAFTVPFVCGATDLGEALRRIAEGAAMIRSKGEAGTGNVVEAVRHMRKIRQGIRWLTTLDEAELYAAAKELRAPYELVAEVAKTGKLPVVLFTAGGIATPADAAMMMQLGAEGVFVGSGIFKSGDPAKRAAAIVKATTYYDDPDVIAKVSRGLGEPMVGINVTTLPESERLANRGW from the coding sequence GTGTCCAGCAGCCCCGAGACCACCGAGACCACCGACGCCCGCGGCACCGCTCCCGAGGTGGGCACCGCCCGGGTCAAGCGCGGCATGGCCGAGATGCTCAAGGGCGGCGTCATCATGGACGTCGTCACCCCCGAGCAGGCCAAGATCGCGGAGGACGCGGGCGCCGTCGCCGTCATGGCCCTGGAGCGGGTCCCCGCCGACATCCGGGCCCAGGGCGGCGTGGCGCGGATGAGCGACCCCGACCTGATCGAGGGCATCATCAACGCGGTCTCCATCCCCGTGATGGCGAAGGTGCGGATCGGGCACTTCGTCGAGGCGCAGGTGCTCCAGGCGATCGGCGTCGACTACATCGACGAGTCCGAGGTGCTCACCCCGGCCGACGAGGCGCACCACATCGACAAGTGGGCCTTCACCGTGCCGTTCGTGTGCGGCGCCACCGACCTGGGCGAGGCGCTGCGGCGGATCGCCGAGGGCGCCGCGATGATCCGGTCCAAGGGCGAGGCGGGCACCGGCAACGTGGTCGAGGCCGTCCGGCACATGCGCAAGATCCGCCAGGGCATCCGGTGGCTCACCACCCTCGACGAGGCCGAGCTGTACGCGGCTGCCAAGGAGCTGCGCGCGCCGTACGAGCTCGTCGCCGAGGTGGCCAAGACCGGCAAGCTGCCGGTGGTGCTGTTCACCGCCGGTGGCATCGCCACCCCCGCGGACGCGGCGATGATGATGCAGCTCGGCGCCGAGGGCGTGTTCGTCGGCTCCGGCATCTTCAAGTCCGGCGACCCGGCCAAGCGCGCCGCGGCGATCGTGAAGGCGACCACCTACTACGACGACCCCGACGTGATCGCGAAGGTGTCGCGCGGGCTCGGCGAGCCCATGGTCGGCATCAACGTCACCACGCTGCCGGAGAGCGAGCGCCTCGCCAACCGCG